A stretch of the Streptosporangium sp. NBC_01755 genome encodes the following:
- a CDS encoding dihydrofolate reductase family protein produces MRIVITEFMSLDGVVQAPGGSDEDTDGGFAHGGWSHPFFDDEVVGGAFDDAMAKAEALLFGRRTWQTMAAAWPERAGDPFADQMNSIPKYVVSETLGDDELTWNNTTRISGGEAVAHIRKLHETDGGDLVAMGSPTLVRTLLREGLVDELRLMIMPVILGGGKTIFPDDGGLRTLELASTVISDAGVHVCTYRPVAEG; encoded by the coding sequence ATGCGTATCGTGATCACTGAGTTCATGAGCTTGGACGGCGTCGTGCAGGCGCCGGGCGGATCCGACGAGGACACCGACGGCGGCTTCGCCCACGGCGGCTGGTCGCACCCGTTCTTCGATGATGAAGTGGTGGGTGGCGCCTTCGACGACGCGATGGCCAAGGCCGAGGCGCTGCTGTTCGGGCGCCGCACCTGGCAGACGATGGCCGCGGCGTGGCCCGAGCGGGCCGGCGACCCGTTCGCCGACCAGATGAACTCCATCCCGAAGTACGTCGTGTCCGAGACGCTGGGCGACGACGAGCTGACGTGGAACAACACCACGCGCATCTCCGGCGGCGAGGCCGTCGCCCACATCCGGAAGCTGCACGAGACCGACGGCGGCGACCTGGTGGCCATGGGGAGCCCCACGCTCGTGCGCACCCTGCTGCGCGAGGGCCTGGTCGACGAGCTCCGGCTCATGATCATGCCGGTGATCCTCGGCGGCGGCAAGACGATCTTCCCCGACGACGGTGGGCTGCGCACGCTCGAACTGGCCTCCACGGTCATCAGCGACGCGGGCGTGCACGTGTGCACCTACCGGCCGGTCGCCGAGGGGTAG
- a CDS encoding SRPBCC family protein, protein MTHPFELNQEIELSATPEQVWDAIATGPGVDSWFMGRTELGTAEGGPANLTMLGHTEQATITAYEPGTRLATRSAEAPDGQFMAFEYLIEGRGGGTTVLRVVQSGMLGDDWETEFEAMKAGWPIYQETLRAYLTYFTGRTPAVTTVFRPGAGSPDAVWKTVTQALGVTPEVGEGDDVRLPDGSAGVVYYANLPVNLGVRTDEGLYRFIHSGTDRGDILVLGHQNFAGRDEQASWEAWMAESFGISGTKTQ, encoded by the coding sequence ATGACGCACCCGTTCGAGCTGAACCAGGAGATCGAGCTCAGCGCCACGCCCGAGCAGGTCTGGGACGCGATCGCGACCGGTCCGGGCGTCGACTCCTGGTTCATGGGACGCACCGAGCTGGGCACCGCCGAGGGCGGCCCGGCGAACCTGACCATGCTGGGCCACACCGAGCAGGCCACGATCACCGCTTACGAGCCGGGCACTCGCCTCGCGACCCGCAGCGCGGAGGCCCCCGACGGCCAGTTCATGGCGTTCGAGTACCTCATCGAGGGGCGCGGCGGCGGCACGACCGTGCTGCGGGTCGTGCAGAGCGGCATGCTCGGCGATGACTGGGAGACCGAGTTCGAGGCGATGAAGGCCGGCTGGCCCATCTACCAGGAGACCCTCAGGGCGTACCTCACGTACTTCACCGGCCGCACCCCGGCGGTCACCACGGTCTTCCGGCCCGGAGCGGGCAGCCCGGACGCCGTCTGGAAGACCGTCACCCAGGCGCTGGGCGTCACCCCGGAGGTCGGCGAGGGCGACGACGTCCGACTCCCGGACGGCTCCGCCGGGGTCGTCTACTACGCGAACCTGCCCGTCAACCTGGGCGTCCGGACGGACGAGGGCCTGTACCGGTTCATCCACTCCGGTACGGACCGAGGCGACATCCTCGTGCTCGGCCACCAGAACTTCGCGGGCCGCGACGAGCAGGCCTCGTGGGAGGCATGGATGGCCGAGAGCTTCGGCATCAGTGGCACCAAAACTCAATAA
- a CDS encoding ArsR/SmtB family transcription factor → MQEIAVIEDPAAAEVSLDPIRARLLAELSEPGSATMLAAKVGLPRQKVNYHLKTLEAHGLVEMIEERRKGNVNERIMRATAASYVISPTALALVEPDPARSPDQLSASWLLAVAARLVRDVGALITGAAKVRKRVATFAIDGEVRFASAADRAAFTQELTGAVTALVSKYHDESAEHGRDHRIVVAVHPSMKETR, encoded by the coding sequence ATGCAGGAAATCGCCGTGATCGAGGATCCGGCCGCCGCCGAGGTCTCGCTGGACCCCATCCGGGCCCGGCTGCTGGCCGAGCTGAGCGAGCCCGGCTCCGCGACCATGCTGGCCGCCAAGGTCGGCCTGCCCCGACAGAAGGTCAACTACCACCTGAAGACGCTTGAGGCGCACGGGCTCGTCGAGATGATCGAGGAACGCCGCAAGGGCAACGTCAACGAGCGCATCATGCGCGCGACCGCGGCCTCCTACGTGATCTCCCCGACCGCGCTGGCGTTGGTCGAGCCCGACCCGGCCCGTTCCCCCGACCAGCTGTCGGCGAGTTGGCTGCTGGCCGTCGCGGCCCGGCTGGTCCGCGACGTCGGAGCGCTCATCACCGGCGCCGCCAAGGTGCGCAAACGCGTCGCGACCTTCGCGATCGACGGCGAGGTGCGCTTCGCCTCGGCCGCCGACCGGGCCGCGTTCACCCAGGAGCTCACCGGGGCCGTCACGGCCCTGGTGTCCAAGTACCACGACGAGTCCGCCGAGCACGGCCGCGACCACCGGATCGTCGTCGCCGTCCACCCGAGCATGAAGGAAACCCGATGA
- a CDS encoding GNAT family N-acetyltransferase, whose protein sequence is MLIREATTEDWPAIWPFFHEIVAAGETFTYPTDLGRDVGRDWWLLPPPNRTVVAVDDVGKILGTAKMNNNQAGNGSHVASASYMVDPLRSGRGVGRALCEYTVEWARAAGFRAMQFNAVVETNVHAVNLYRSLGFEVLGTVPEGFLHPAKGYVGLHIMHRAL, encoded by the coding sequence GTGCTGATCAGAGAAGCGACCACGGAGGACTGGCCCGCCATCTGGCCGTTCTTCCATGAGATCGTCGCCGCCGGCGAGACCTTTACCTACCCGACCGACCTCGGCAGGGACGTCGGGCGCGACTGGTGGCTGCTGCCGCCGCCGAACCGTACGGTCGTCGCCGTCGACGACGTGGGAAAGATCCTGGGTACGGCGAAGATGAACAACAACCAGGCAGGCAACGGCTCGCATGTCGCGAGCGCCAGCTACATGGTCGATCCGCTGCGTTCCGGGCGAGGCGTGGGGCGGGCGCTGTGTGAGTACACGGTGGAGTGGGCGCGAGCGGCGGGCTTTCGCGCGATGCAGTTCAACGCGGTCGTGGAGACCAACGTGCACGCGGTGAACCTGTACAGGTCGCTCGGCTTCGAGGTGCTGGGCACGGTGCCGGAGGGTTTTCTGCACCCGGCGAAGGGCTATGTCGGGTTGCACATCATGCACCGCGCGCTCTGA
- a CDS encoding transcriptional regulator — MPSLSYSTSVDLLVLHTLRCIGSAGLARVSEAAGLPEPDVESELIDLAVAGLVTYVPGDFGGWGLTKAGRVEDAERISAELDAAGTRATVAEAYDGFLVLNPELLDLCTAWQLRSVDGVVIPNDHTDPAYDSRVLDRLAHLDRRADVVCAQLYAAMLRFQRYRVRLTDALTRARSGELDYVTDSLASYHSVWFQLHEDLLVTLGIPRH; from the coding sequence GTGCCGAGCCTGTCCTATTCGACCAGCGTTGACCTGTTGGTGCTCCACACGCTTCGCTGCATCGGGTCCGCCGGCCTCGCCCGCGTGTCCGAGGCGGCGGGGCTTCCCGAGCCCGATGTCGAATCCGAACTGATCGATCTCGCGGTGGCCGGCCTGGTCACCTATGTTCCGGGTGACTTCGGTGGGTGGGGTCTTACCAAGGCCGGCCGCGTCGAGGATGCCGAGCGGATCTCCGCCGAGCTGGACGCGGCGGGCACCCGAGCCACGGTGGCCGAGGCGTACGACGGCTTTCTCGTGCTCAATCCGGAGCTGCTTGATCTCTGCACGGCCTGGCAGTTGCGATCCGTCGACGGCGTCGTGATACCGAACGACCACACTGACCCCGCCTACGACTCCCGGGTCCTGGACCGGCTCGCGCACCTCGACCGGCGCGCCGATGTCGTCTGCGCGCAGCTGTACGCGGCGATGCTCCGGTTCCAGCGATATCGGGTCCGGCTCACCGACGCACTCACCCGTGCCAGGTCCGGTGAGCTGGACTACGTGACGGACAGCCTCGCGTCCTACCACAGCGTGTGGTTCCAGCTTCACGAAGACCTGCTCGTCACCCTGGGCATCCCGCGACACTGA
- a CDS encoding CAP domain-containing protein, with product MSSLLHPSRKQQRLVPDSPVSRRRQAAVAVTGALLLSLTGAVSLAQPAAAASAPLKGAGTCANIDLVYRPQSAFPDTSRGRFDFRAQATTIETAVRCLVNAERTGLKPLKKYLSLGKKGAPTLGTAAARHAADAVRLRWWGKAEPGKNCRPVQGNPGQCDPHVNPQTGSTPLSRAQAVGYGRRCTSFSIGENTYAGWGSSAVTPRAAVTWWMNSKPHRDTILNPAFTELYTTAAWGSADPAAGSITPAATYVQMFGRCG from the coding sequence GTGAGCAGCCTCCTGCACCCCTCCCGCAAACAACAGCGACTCGTGCCCGACAGCCCTGTGTCACGTCGCCGGCAGGCGGCTGTCGCCGTGACCGGCGCCCTCCTGCTGAGCCTGACCGGCGCCGTCTCGCTGGCACAGCCGGCAGCCGCCGCGTCCGCGCCGTTGAAAGGCGCCGGAACCTGCGCGAACATCGACCTCGTCTACCGGCCCCAGTCCGCGTTCCCCGACACCAGCCGGGGACGTTTCGACTTCAGGGCGCAGGCGACCACCATCGAGACAGCGGTTCGGTGTCTCGTCAACGCCGAACGAACCGGCCTGAAACCGCTGAAGAAATACCTCTCGCTGGGCAAGAAGGGGGCGCCCACACTCGGCACAGCCGCGGCCAGGCACGCCGCGGACGCCGTCAGACTGCGCTGGTGGGGAAAGGCGGAACCGGGTAAGAACTGCCGCCCCGTGCAGGGCAACCCCGGCCAGTGCGACCCACACGTCAACCCGCAGACCGGCTCGACCCCGCTGAGCCGTGCCCAGGCGGTGGGCTACGGTCGCCGCTGCACCTCGTTCTCCATCGGTGAGAACACCTACGCAGGGTGGGGGTCCTCTGCTGTCACGCCGCGGGCGGCCGTCACCTGGTGGATGAACAGCAAGCCACACCGCGACACCATCCTCAACCCGGCTTTCACCGAGCTGTACACCACGGCAGCCTGGGGAAGCGCGGATCCGGCTGCCGGGTCCATCACCCCGGCCGCGACCTACGTGCAGATGTTCGGGCGCTGCGGCTGA